TTTTGAAAGCTTGGTTATAACAGAAACAGTCCTGATTTACGTTTTTGCAAACTCATGCATTATGGTGTTGATATGTGGTCAAAATATTGGGTGATGAGATTATTCTAGAAAAAATCTAAACTGTACAGAAACAATGAAATGCACTTTTGATAATATTGTTACAGATTTGTTTAATAAATTCAATTGTcaagcaataagaaaaaaaaaagactgtagacTTGAAGTTGTGATTTATAGCTATGAattcacaattattttatttgttaaatatatcatcatcttcacaaACTCAAAAGCATTGTTCACTACATATTGCAAATTTGTCATTTAGCAAAGCTGTGTATTCTAATTCTGGGATAGCAGTTGTTCTGAATTGAGTTTGTAATGCCCTTCTATGTGAACAGAAATCAACACTACTTGTATCGACGGGTGAACATAAGCAATATGAAGGCCTAAGaaccatttttctaaaaaatagtgGTTTTACATTTTCAAACTTCTTTACTATTTTATGAACATTTACTGAAGGATGGCTTTTTAAGGAATCCCCATATGCTCTAATGGGAAACAATGTCTTTCCACTGCTATTTTGGTATTTCTGTCAACTGGCAGAAGTGAAGTTGACTGCGGAATTActttttaatcaaatatttaaatgttccctgttccTGGCAATGATGGAATACATATACATGCAGGAAATTCTATTTGTTGATGTGAAATGACAAGGATGACAATGTACAAGCGTATGAGTCACAGTGTATTTGAATCAAGCTCTTAAATTTTAGCGTTGTctcatctttgttttaaaaagtgctCTTTATGCACTtggtggagagagagatagatagagagaggcagtgggagagagagagagagcgagccgaggaagaaacagagagagagagagagagagagaaagagagagagagatacagtggttcacccccccaagtgcctgcaatgggtgggactgggccaggctagccaggtaaatgtttaaatattgaaCTGAGCCAGGAATACCATtgtggtctcctacatgggtgacagaaacccaattatttgaattCTGACCAACTTCCTCTCAGATGCTCTTagaagaagctggatcaaaaccTAGAGAAGCCAGAAATGGATCCAGACACTGCAGTATGAGATACAGGTGTTCTAAACAATGGTTCAGTTGTTGCGCCAGAACACCTGCCCTTATCTCTACTGATACTTAGTCTCCTCCTCTATAAAGTGGTTCATACTTGGAGAGCTATAAGGAGAAGAACATTAAGTTCACTCTGTAACCAATTCTCCTCCAAAGGTGTTTATTGTGAGTGTTGTAGCTTTGTTTTATTGTGTACCTGCTAGTTCAAAgcaaaaattgcatttttattattaactcaCAGAAAATTATGTCAAATTATGACATGGGAAGTTTGATTTTGCAAACTCGTAATTTGGGACCTGAAGGGATCAGAATCATagcaaatggaataaaaattatgttttattgaagatttttgagaTTCAGCAGATGCAGATGCTCTATCAGGTCTTCCTTTATATGGCTAAAGAAAGAAACCCCTGAGAATTAAACTGCTGTCATCCCCCACTTGAGAATGTTTCCTATCAGGAGGAACAAAGAGATCTCTAACACCTCACAAAACAAACAAGATTAGAAGTCCCGGTTTCCTTTATAAACTCATTTGTTCTTCCTATAAAAGCCTTTTGCCCAACTCCCTTTCCTGCTTCAATGTGGATAGATAAGCCTCTATACCTAAATGTTCAGCTAGCCATTTCTTCTGTGTGTTCTTGTCCACAGGAATAAACTGAAGTCTTTTGTCCTGTTAATCATTCTTTTGTAGTTCTCaggctcctcccagccagacCTAAAAGTTTTCTCTGTGTAAACATGAGCAAATATTTCTGGACATACATGCATGCACCTGAACTCACACAGATGAGTCTCTAAAACCCAATGATGAATACATTCTTGCATGTAAGCTGCTCTTAAAATACCTCTCCCCACCACTCTCTCATAGGAGTACGTTGTGTTCAACAACATACCTGGTTGCGACAACAGCAAATGTCCTTTAAAAGTTCCTGCTTAAAAATTCATGTTCCCTGAGcaagtatttttctcttaataattCTTATCATAGCTTCTTTGGCTTCTCTGTTTCTCATGCTGTATATCAGAAGATTCAGTATTGGCAGCAAAAGGGTATAAAACATGGAGAGGATTTTGGCTGTATCCTGTGGGTAGCTAGAGCTGGTTCCCAGATAAGTGAATATCACTGTTCCATAGAAGAGGGTCACTACTGTGAGGTGGGATGCACATGTGGATAAGGCTTTACATCTGCCTCTAGCAGAATGCATCTTCAGGACCGCGAGAAGGATTCCCAAGTAGGAACTAATCACTATCGAGAAGGTAGACACTGATGTTGCTCCAGAGAGGACAATAAATAGAAGCTGACTGTGTTGAGTGTCAGAACAGGAGAGTTGAAAGAGCAATGGAATATCACAAAAATAATGGTTAATGATGTTGGGCccacagaaagacagatggagCAAGCTGCTTAGGTGGGTGACTGAACTGGCACAGCCTAGCAGGTAGGAGGCAGTCACCAAGCAAATGCTGATCTTGGGGGTCATGAGGCCTTTGTAGAGAAGTGGATGACAGATGGCAAGGTACCGATCATACGCCATGGCAGACAGAAGAAAGCACTCAGTGGTCAGGAACATGTTGACAAAGGAATACTGAAGGAGGCAACCGTGGTAGGAGATGACATTCTCTCCTGTGATGTCATTCATCAACATTTTAGGAATAAAGACCGATGAATAGCAGAAATCCAAGAAAGCCAAGTGGCTAAGGAAAAAGTACTGGGGCAAATGCAGCTGGGCACTAGCTAGGATTATTGAGATAACCCAAACATTGCCCACCACAGTAA
This window of the Lepus europaeus isolate LE1 chromosome 7, mLepTim1.pri, whole genome shotgun sequence genome carries:
- the LOC133763648 gene encoding olfactory receptor 5J3-like, coding for MDHRNDSMVTEFILLGLTDNPKLNMVLFVLFLLIYLLTVVGNVWVISIILASAQLHLPQYFFLSHLAFLDFCYSSVFIPKMLMNDITGENVISYHGCLLQYSFVNMFLTTECFLLSAMAYDRYLAICHPLLYKGLMTPKISICLVTASYLLGCASSVTHLSSLLHLSFCGPNIINHYFCDIPLLFQLSCSDTQHSQLLFIVLSGATSVSTFSIVISSYLGILLAVLKMHSARGRCKALSTCASHLTVVTLFYGTVIFTYLGTSSSYPQDTAKILSMFYTLLLPILNLLIYSMRNREAKEAMIRIIKRKILAQGT